A single genomic interval of Vulpes vulpes isolate BD-2025 chromosome 3, VulVul3, whole genome shotgun sequence harbors:
- the BCL6 gene encoding B-cell lymphoma 6 protein translates to MASPADSCIQFTRHASDVLLNLNRLRSRDILTDVVIVVSREQFRAHKTVLMACSGLFYSIFTDQLKCNLSVINLDPEINPEGFCILLDFMYTSRLNLREGNIMAVMATAMYLQMEHVVDTCRKFIKASEAEMVPAIKPPREEFLNSRMLMPQDIMAYRGREVVENNLPLRNAPGCEGRAFAPSLYSGLSTPPASYPVYGHLPVSSFLFSDEELRDARMPVANPFPKERALPCDSARPIPGDYSRPAMEISPSVCHSSIYSPKEAAPEETHSDMHYGVAEGPKPAVPSARNAPYFPCDKASKEEERPSSEDEIALHFEPPSAPLNRKGLVSPQSPQKSDCQPNSPTESCSSKNACILQTSGSPPAKSPTDPKACNWKKYKFIVLNSLNQNAKPEGPEQAELGRLSPRAYTAPPACQPPMEPENLDLQSPTKLSASGEDSTIPQASRLNNIVNRSLTGSPRSSSESHSPLYLHPPKCTSCGSQSPQHAEMCLHTAGPTFPEEMGETQSEYSDSSCENGAFFCNECDCRFSEEASLKRHTLQTHSDKPYKCDRCQASFRYKGNLASHKTVHTGEKPYRCNICGAQFNRPANLKTHTRIHSGEKPYKCETCGARFVQVAHLRAHVLIHTGEKPYPCEICGTRFRHLQTLKSHLRIHTGEKPYHCEKCNLHFRHKSQLRLHLRQKHGAITNTKVQYRVSATDLPPELPKAC, encoded by the exons ATGGCCTCCCCGGCTGACAGCTGTATCCAGTTCACCCGCCATGCCAGTGACGTGCTTCTCAACCTTAATCGCCTCCGCAGCCGTGACATCTTGACTGATGTTGTCATCGTGGTGAGCCGTGAGCAGTTCAGAGCCCATAAGACAGTCCTCATGGCCTGCAG TGGCCTGTTCTACAGCATCTTCACAGACCAGTTGAAATGTAACCTTAGTGTGATCaacctggatcctgagatcaaccCTGAGGGGTTCTGCATCCTCCTGGACTTCATGTACACGTCTCGGCTCAATCTCCGGGAGGGCAACATCATGGCCGTGATGGCTACGGCGATGTACCTGCAGATGGAGCATGTGGTGGACACCTGCCGGAAGTTTATCAAGGCCAG TGAAGCAGAGATGGTTCCTGCCATCAAGCCTCCCCGTGAAGAGTTTCTGAATAGCCGGATGCTGATGCCCCAAGACATCATGGCCTATCGGGGTCGCGAGGTGGTGGAGAATAACCTGCCGCTGAGGAACGCCCCTGGGTGCGAGGGCAGAGCCTTTGCCCCCAGCCTGTACAGCGGCCTGTCCACCCCGCCGGCCTCTTATCCCGTGTACGGCCACCTCCCAGTCAGCAGCTTCCTCTTCTCCGATGAGGAGCTGCGGGATGCCCGGATGCCTGTGGCCAACCCCTTCCCTAAGGAGCGGGCCCTCCCCTGCGATAGTGCCAGGCCCATCCCTGGTGACTACAGCCGGCCGGCCATGGAGATATCCCCCAGTGTGTGCCACAGCAGCATCTACTCACCCAAGGAGGCAGCCCCAGAGGAGACACACAGTGACATGCACTACGGTGTGGCCGAGGGCCCCAAGCCTGCCGTCCCCTCCGCCCGGAATGCCCCATACTTCCCCTGTGACAAGGCCagcaaggaggaagagaggccCTCCTCGGAGGATGAGATCGCCCTGCATTTCGAGCCCCCCAGTGCACCCCTGAACCGCAAGGGTCTGGTTAGTCCACAGAGCCCCCAGAAGTCTGACTGCCAGCCCAACTCGCCCACGGAATCCTGCAGCAGCAAGAATGCCTGCATCCTCCAGACCTCTGGGTCACCTCCAGCTAAGAGCCCCACCGACCCCAAAGCCTGCAACTGGAAGAAATATAAGTTCATTGTGCTGAACAGCCTCAACCAGAATGCCAAACCGGAGGGGCCCGAGCAGGCCGAGCTGGGCCGCCTTTCCCCTCGAGCCTACACCGCCCCACCGGCCTGCCAGCCACCCATGGAGCCCGAGAACCTCGACCTCCAGTCCCCAACCAAGCTCAGCGCCAGTGGGGAGGACTCCACCATCCCACAGGCCAGCCGGCTCAATAACATCGTCAACAG gtccCTGACAGGCTCCCCCCGCAGCAGCAGCGAGAGCCACTCACCGCTCTACTTACACCCCCCCAAATGCACATCCTGCGGCTCGCAGTCCCCACAGCACGCGGAGATGTGCCTCCACACCGCTGGGCCCACATTCCCCGAGGAGATGGGGGAGACCCAGTCTGAGTACTCGGATTCCAGCTGTG agAACGGAGCCTTCTTTTGCAATGAGTGTGACTGCCGCTTCTCCGAGGAGGCCTCACTCAAGAGACACACGCTGCAGACCCACAGTGACAAACCCTACAAGTGTGACCGCTGCCAGGCCTCCTTCCGCTACAAGGGCAACCTCGCCAGCCACAAGACCGTCCATACGG GTGAGAAACCCTATCGCTGTAATATCTGTGGAGCCCAGTTCAACCGGCCAGCCAACCTGAAAACTCATACTCGAATTCACTCTGGAGAGAAGCCCTACAAATGCGAAACCTGTGGTGCCCGATTTGTGCAA GTGGCCCACCTCCGTGCCCACGTGCTCatccacactggagagaagccctatcCCTGTGAAATCTGTGGCACCCGTTTCCGGCACCTTCAGACTCTGAAGAGCCACCTGCGAatccacacaggagagaaaccttacCAT TGCGAGAAGTGCAACCTGCATTTCCGTCACAAAAGCCAGCTGCGTCTTCACTTGCGCCAGAAGCACGGCGCCATCACCAACACCAAGGTACAATACCGTGTGTCCGCCACTGACCTGCCCCCGGAGCTCCCCAAAGCCTGCTGA